In Arachis hypogaea cultivar Tifrunner chromosome 7, arahy.Tifrunner.gnm2.J5K5, whole genome shotgun sequence, the genomic window cttaacctccctaagataaagggacggttaacaccctaaaagggtggcactactccaacggtggttattggttcgccACTATAAATACGctaacacccctcaggtatctctaagttccaatacattctaaacctgcttaaccccgtgctgacttaggcatcggagtgtccttgcaggtaccacccccttctCATACgagcaagtcggacggaggccccgaGGTGCAGACCCACTCGAAGGCTTCTTCTTTCAAGCGATTGGGCCAACCAACACCATCCaatccattaatctccggttacccaccgtaacaattacaaatttacaacaaaaagaaaattataatttacaATCACAAGTTTATGTCATACCAGATTTTATACATGTTTGAAATCTTTGACATAATATTTTAAAAGaccaatagaaattaaaaaaaataacaaatattaaagGTCTTCAGAGTTGAAGAACGTCATATCTGAACAAAATTAAAGTTGTTGAAGCACACCAGAACTGATGCAAGGGATCTGGAAAAAAAAAGAATCGATGCTTAAAAAAGACACTAAGTTACTAACGCCGACACTGATAGAGGATTTGCTCACTAAAATACTGATGTTGGTGTTTGGCCGCTGAAGATGGAGCAGAAACTTGGACACATCGAAACTTGACAGGCGAAAGAATAGAAGCAAGGAGGCAAAGAGAGACTGATATCTAGAACGATCTGGAATTGACCTTGGTGCAATCAATGACAACGACAGAAGAGCTTGGACGATCGGAAACGGCATGCTAGACAGAGACAAACACCGAGAGAGATAGGGACGACTTAATGTGTGTAGCAATGAGAAATGAGAAGAGCTCCGAGTTGAGAGCGACAAGGAGAGTGGCTGAGAGAAGTGAGAATAAAGAGTATGAGAGAGTGCGTGTGGGTGAGGCTTGAGGCTTGAAACTCTTAAGTCCTGACTCTTCTTGTAAGAAAGGTTAGgattatcatttttattaaaattttttcggtatttaataaataaaaaattaataatttatattattaaatataattttatattattaaaaatactaataataattaattgataattataaattacaaaattttatttcacCAAAATCAATAGATTTGACAGTACGAGGtagacaaatttttaaaaattgatatgtCTAAAATCTTAATCTGATTTTTTAAGCATTTTGATGCGACCAACTCAGTCCGTTTTGCCATTCTtatgtattaataaaaaaaattattttccacTTGCGCTTTGTGTGAAAATCATGACATATAGAGGTGAAATGTTACCTGATGAATAGAATGAAACTTAACTACTTACTCGCAGATAAATTCACGTGACAAATCTCTAACTAGACAATAACTAACTGCTGAGCTATGTACAAACTGAAATAACTGACTTTGGCTATTACTTATTATTAAGTGCTTATTCTcgcgattttttatttaaataaattaattaattataataattatcgaaataaataatttaaaaaatatttatcgaaataaatattattctcttatctcgtttatactacACAGTATAAACAAATAAATACGGTATAAATAAGATAAGACCGGTGAATACAAAAcatgtatattttaattattttatgtacGAAGAGGTAAGACACAACCGACACCGTTACTTGCTTACTTTACAAGAATTTTATTGTCTTTCCCAGCAATCAAatctattttagttattttatgtaatctacttttttctttaatctttttttatttatttctcaatCAAATTAACCATGTAAATGTTAATTACATGTTCAGCAAAAAAAACTATTGGACATCTAGAAGGGCcattaattaattcttaaaacTATTTAGTTAAAAAGTTGGCGGTTATAAATTGGATAGAAGTTAAACTCATTTTGTTGATTTCAAATCTAAAGATGCATTggcaaaggtttttttttttagaaactaaCAAATTAACctcttattttttagtattttttaaattatttttaaatgatattttagtGTCTTTAAAAATTAAGGATAAAGATATTAAATCTATTTAAGAATAAATTCAGAATGTAAGTTTTAATACGGTTTGTATAGATGATATTGTAGTTTTGATGACTTGTTTATGCATTAGTAGTGTAATTTGGTTAGTTTATGTTTAGATGATGGTTCTGTACTATTGTTTATTTGTTTCAAACTGACCCTTACGTTCCTATTGTGAGATTTTTGTGAGGTTTTtctggtaattttttttaatacagtTAAAACAATAATAACTCAatccaactttaatttcaaacataaaatttgatTCTCTAACAgtttctcaaatatttttaacaatttaaGATCTATGAAAAACATCAATTTTAGTAACGATTAACAAGTCATAACCAAATTTAAAACCACTTATGGTTGAGATAAAgattaaattcattaataaaaGGGATTTTCTTCTGCTATTAAAGAAACTCACAGACTCTGTAAAAGCAACATAACCATAGAGtaaaagaaatcaaaattctAAACTAATTACTTTCACTACCTTGCAATGGAGTTCACCTCTTTTTCATGGGAAATCAATTCTAAAGAAGATCCAAGCATACCACAAGACTCCTATTTCGATGATTGTTTTTCCATCATTTTCAGATTCACCAAAGAATTGATCCAAATTACTCAAAGCACAAATTTTCCTTCTACTACAAGTACGGCCAATGAATCGTTCTTGGTTCCTTCTGATATCCTATGTAACTTCAGAGAAAACACTGCATTCTTACATGAAACCTTCTCTTCAGTGCCTATATCCCCGGAGATATTGGATCAAATTTTACCTGTCATTGGCGAAACCGCAAGAACGATTCTAAGCCATGAAGGGTGTGACTCCAATATGCGGAGCATTTTTGTGAACCTTTATGTTACCACGCGCATTGTTATTGAAGATTCTGATTTCTATAATGATGATATCGGTCAAAATATTCCTGAACCAGCTCAGTTCGTGAATCTGTTGGAGAGATCAAAAATTGATGAGcaagatgatgatgttgaagaACAATGTGCTATTTGTTTGGAAGAGTTTGAACATGGTATTGAAGATTCACGTGTAGCGATTGTTCGTACAAATTGCTCGCATCTGTTCCATGAATGTTGTATATTCCGATGGTTTCGGCGTTGTGCCGACCGTCAATCGCCTTATTCTTGCCCATTGTGCCGCTGCAACATATTTCCAACCTCACAGAGAGATGAATAGGTTCTTGGAAg contains:
- the LOC112701125 gene encoding uncharacterized protein, with translation MEFTSFSWEINSKEDPSIPQDSYFDDCFSIIFRFTKELIQITQSTNFPSTTSTANESFLVPSDILCNFRENTAFLHETFSSVPISPEILDQILPVIGETARTILSHEGCDSNMRSIFVNLYVTTRIVIEDSDFYNDDIGQNIPEPAQFVNLLERSKIDEQDDDVEEQCAICLEEFEHGIEDSRVAIVRTNCSHLFHECCIFRWFRRCADRQSPYSCPLCRCNIFPTSQRDE